In a single window of the Limnochorda sp. L945t genome:
- a CDS encoding 3-hydroxybutyrate dehydrogenase — MGALEGRTALVTGAASGIGQAIARALARDGVQVLVHDVAESGQEVAAQIGGRFLQADLARPEAVRELARRAIEQAGRVDILVNNAGFQHVAPVEEFPEETWQRMLQVMLTAPFQLIKYLLPGMKGRRWGRIVNIASIHALVASPFKAGYISAKHGLLGLTRAAAVEAAPYGVTVNAICPAYVRTPLVEGQIAAQARSLGIPEQEVVERVMLEPAPIKRLIEPDEVASLASFLASEQAGGITGAAYTLDLGWTAR, encoded by the coding sequence ATGGGGGCTCTTGAAGGAAGAACCGCCCTCGTCACAGGAGCGGCCAGCGGCATCGGACAGGCGATTGCCAGGGCATTGGCCCGCGACGGGGTGCAGGTGCTGGTCCATGACGTCGCAGAAAGCGGTCAGGAAGTAGCCGCGCAAATAGGGGGCCGCTTCCTACAGGCAGATCTTGCACGTCCGGAGGCGGTGCGAGAACTGGCGCGCCGGGCCATCGAGCAGGCAGGAAGGGTGGACATCCTCGTCAACAACGCGGGCTTCCAGCACGTGGCGCCGGTCGAAGAGTTCCCCGAGGAGACCTGGCAGCGCATGCTCCAGGTTATGCTCACGGCGCCGTTCCAATTGATCAAGTACCTGCTCCCCGGCATGAAAGGGCGCCGGTGGGGCCGGATCGTCAACATCGCCTCGATTCATGCCCTGGTGGCGAGCCCGTTCAAGGCGGGATACATCAGCGCCAAGCACGGCCTGCTCGGGTTGACCCGGGCGGCAGCGGTAGAGGCGGCACCATACGGGGTCACCGTCAACGCCATTTGCCCGGCCTACGTGCGAACGCCGCTCGTGGAGGGGCAGATAGCGGCCCAGGCGCGCTCGCTCGGCATCCCCGAGCAAGAAGTCGTCGAAAGGGTGATGCTCGAGCCTGCTCCCATCAAGCGCCTGATCGAACCAGACGAGGTGGCAAGCCTCGCATCTTTTCTGGCCTCCGAACAGGCCGGCGGGATCACCGGAGCGGCTTACACGCTGGATCTGGGATGGACGGCGCGATGA
- a CDS encoding ABC transporter ATP-binding protein: MGRITLFGRDVTRLAPHAIASLGVGYVPEGRRIFPHLTVEENLMVAAGKARRAWSVERIYRLFPRLEERRKYKGRQLSGGEQEMLAIGRALALHPRLIVLDEPSQGLAPLVLRLVMETLDSLRRSGVSILFSEQNARWGLQLADRVYVLDDGRVVHEGNAEELRRDASRTEALTGVGRREQGE, from the coding sequence ATGGGCCGGATTACCCTGTTCGGGCGTGACGTGACCCGCCTGGCGCCGCATGCGATCGCTTCGTTGGGCGTCGGGTACGTGCCGGAAGGCCGGCGCATCTTTCCCCACCTGACGGTAGAGGAAAACCTCATGGTCGCCGCCGGAAAGGCCCGCAGGGCCTGGAGCGTCGAGCGGATCTACCGGCTCTTTCCCCGGCTCGAGGAACGCCGCAAATACAAGGGCCGCCAGCTCTCGGGCGGGGAGCAGGAGATGCTGGCGATCGGGCGAGCGCTGGCGCTCCATCCGCGGCTCATCGTGCTCGACGAGCCGTCGCAGGGGCTGGCGCCGCTCGTGCTGCGTCTGGTGATGGAGACGCTGGACAGCTTGCGGCGGAGCGGGGTCTCCATCCTCTTCTCGGAACAAAACGCCCGCTGGGGTTTGCAACTGGCCGATCGCGTCTACGTGCTGGACGACGGCCGGGTGGTCCACGAGGGGAACGCAGAGGAGCTTCGACGGGACGCGTCACGCACGGAAGCCCTCACCGGGGTCGGGCGCCGGGAGCAGGGCGAATAG